A genomic segment from Thamnophis elegans isolate rThaEle1 chromosome 3, rThaEle1.pri, whole genome shotgun sequence encodes:
- the GLYATL3 gene encoding glycine N-acyltransferase-like protein 3 encodes MLVLNCSTKLQILEQMLKKNFPESLKVYGAVLNINRGNPFKKEVVVDSWPEFKAVITRRQKEVKCDALDYFTNACAVFYKNLDAYQALLENPKTINWEQAFQIQGLQDGLYKTSKIVADAKHVNLKLSSFKMVIYPEPDALPDVQLPLVPAPKLTSLDASHASLLNNTWSRGGSDQCQKYLINLICCFPSMCILDEHGCPISWGLTDQFATMIHGYTLPKHRRKGYSRLIATNLAKMLHSKGFPAQGNVLEDNLPSLTLLKSMNARLLPCQFVRLIHTPFCLLAKPE; translated from the exons ATGTTGGTGCTTAACTGTTCCACAAAACTGCAGATTCTAGAACAAATGTTAAAGAAGAATTTTCCTGAATCCCTCAAG GTTTATGGAGCAGTGTTGAATATAAACAGGGGAAATCCATTCAAAAAGGAAGTGGTTGTGGATTCATGGCCAGAATTTAAAGCTGTGATTACTCGCCGACAAAAAGAGGTAAAATG TGATGCCCTAGACTACTTTACAAATGCCTGTGCTGTCTTCTACAAAAATCTGGATGCTTACCAGGCATTGTTGGAGAACCCAAAAACTATAAACTGGGAGCAAGCCTTCCAGATACAAG GTTTACAGGATGGCTTATACAAAACTTCCAAGATTGTTGCTGATGCCAAGCATGTAAATTTGAAGTTGTCTTCTTTCAAAATGGTAATCTACCCAGAACCAGATGCACTTCCAGATGTTCAACTTCC gTTAGTTCCTGCACCAAAACTTACTTCCCTTGATGCATCTCATGCAAGTCTGCTGAATAACACCTGGTCCCGAGGAGGAAGTGATCAATGCCAGAAATACCTCATCAACCTCATTTGCTGTTTCCCCAGCATGTGCATTTTGGATGAACATGGATGCCCCATCTCCTGGGGTCTGACAGACCAATTTGCTACTATGATCCATGGCTACACTTTGCCCAAGCATCGTAGGAAAGGGTACAGCCGTCTCATTGCAACAAATCTAGCTAAGATGTTACACAGCAAGGGGTTTCCAGCTCAAGGAAATGTTCTGGAGGATAACTTACCATCATTAACTCTGCTAAAAAGCATGAATGCCAGATTATTACCTTGTCAGTTTGTCAGACTTATCCACACCCCTTTCTGCCTTTTAGCTAAACCTGAGTGA